The window TTTATCTAAACTTGCAGCACCGATGTATGATTTAGTTGGTTTACAACACTTTTAGTCAGGATTATTGACGATAGATTTGTTAATGTTACTGTAGAAAAGTCTGTTAAACCATGGAGACTGGGAAGCACATTTTGCcattctccatctctctctctctctctctctctcacagtaTTCATTTATCATCTGGATTTTGCGCATGCGTTGAGTTTTTTTGTACTTGGGAGAAGTATTGGAGTTGATACATTTTTTATTATCCGAAGAAGTTTGGATCTACAAAATCTGTCTCTCTGCCTATAAAAGGCATGGGTTTCCTGCTATTTATTAGctttttttgttaataaattAGGGCAAAGCCCTGTTCCTTAAGAAAAGGAAGcagtcaatttcattttttagctttttttagAGAAGTCAAGACTTTTTTCTGGTGTAACTGAATTCTGTCTTGTTGGAACTTGTGCTTTATTGATTTTAGCACATCAAAAAGTTTCACCTAAGACAATCACATGTTACTACAATAATTAATAACAGCTGAGTCTGACTGTACTGCCATACTCACTTGAATCCCAAAGTTTCTGAGTTCTATCTCTCCAAATCTTAGATTACTTGGAGCGTTGATTGCTCTGGCACTTAGGACATTATTTGGAATCCGGGGCATGCCTTGTAAAAGATGTGATGCTATAGGTGTAGGCTTCTTTTGGTCATGTATTTAATTAGACATGATTGTTTAAGAAAGATCTATAGATATATAACATGCATAAAATGTATCTAAGACGCTAAATTTTCATGTTAAACAAAAAACTCTTATGTTTAAATATGTTTCTAAATATTAGCACaagataaattgaaatttatgtCACCATTTGTATCACCACATTGGGGATGTTTATTTGAGTTGTCCAAATGCTACTGTgtcagaaattgaaagtgcgTACCAAAATGCAGAGCGTTAGTGACATTTGTTTTCTAGTAACCATAACTTAGTAAGGTAGAAAGTTCTTCCTGATTGTGCATGAAGCACTCATTTTGGTTGTAATAATTAAGCTAAAGCTGAATAAATATGACAAAGTGCAGATGTTTTTCATTGGAGATTTCGTACTTATTGGTGTCTCTTAGGTATAGAAGAAGTAATGACTCAATGTGATTGAAAGAGGAGAcagtttgaatattttatggGTTAAATCTGAGATTTGTTGGTAATGGTTGCTTCCAGCTTCATTTCTGATTTACATAATACTGAACCAGAAGTGAAGCaaatgagaggaaaaagaatctACTGCCGGGCTTGCTCCAATATAGCTGTTTCAACTTTCAAGGAGCTCATTATGTTTTGCTGCTATACTGATTCGCCTGAAAAAATAAGTGTTCATTACACAGCAATGAATTATATTATTGCATCTCTAGTTCAATTCAGTGTTTGGACAATTTTAGCTGACTTAATATTTTGATGACTGTTCCTCTTGTTTGCCTGAAGGTTGATAAGCATGTATCCTTCCTCACTGCCTTTGAAGATGAAGATATGGGAGCAGAGCATTCCTTTTTGGGGCCCGAATGTAGCAGGGACATAGCCAGCACCCATCTTGGTTTGGGCACATTTGACTTGCCAAAGTGCTTCAGTATTGATAATATATCCTGTGcttttgatgatgatgagatgacAGTCGACAATGGTATGGATGTTACAGgctattttttcttctaaaaaaattgcaagtatGAATTTAGTGTCTTTAGTTTCTTTAGCAGGTGAATAATCTTGGCAGAGGCTGTGAACAATATGTCAAGTCAAGGTttttgttttccacttttggCCATTGCCTAGCATTTGACTTTAAGATGACAGAATTGAAGAGCTGAATGTTGTTCTTATAGTGGATTTTGGTTATAAAGGAATGATAAAAATCTTCACTCCTAGTGGAAACAAGTCCTCTCTTTAATTGCTCCTACCTGCTTGTAGCTAACTTAGTCAGCATAATGGGcattgatcttcttcttcttcttctctgtcaTCAATGAATGAATGTAAGTGCATAAGGACTTGATGCTCTCATGTCGTTCTTTGTATTGGTAGGTACATAAGCTGAAGCTGAATTACCTTACTATGTAACAACAATTTGTTCATTGGATTGACCTCATTGCTGCAGTTGGAATTTGCTGCCTATTAGTTGATTTTCATAAAAGATTGATGATCTTTGCTTGCTTTAACATGTAAAATGCAAAACATCATCTACGAACACATGCTCAGAAGATTTCATTTTCACCTGCAGTGGCTGCTACAGTTGTTGCTGGAGAGCAGACAAAGACCGAAGTACGTCCTCTTGTGAACTATATAATAGGTTTAGCAGAATGGCAATTAAAATTAATAGGTctcaatgttttctttttgacttgACAATTTCTTAAGAAAGTGTGATTTTCTGTGCTGTCTTTTTGTTGCTAAAATTGCTAGATTCTTTGttaattcttctttttgtatTCTCTTACTTTTAGTGCCTTTGGAGGCGTCACCTCCACTCATGTTCATCTTCTTGACAGTTTTCCACATTATTTGTCTACAGGGTTTGTTTGGGCCATGTATAGATGCAGCCTCCCTCTATCTAGTAGCTTTGTCTTTTGTGTTAGACTTTCTGAAAAATTCTATTATGCTCCTTTCTATTTTTCCCTCTCATTCTGATGATTGGAATTGTCTTAAGTATATTACTAGCTAACTTGGGCTCCTATTTTGATTAATTCCACACCTGTTAAATTTTGTCTGGGAAGCAGTTTATATTGGATAtcttttaaaactttttgtaCTTAGTGCTTTGTAAAGTGGATTTCTGTCAGGAACCTACGCAAGaagcttttgttgtttttttgttgctgAAAGGGAAATTCCTTTCGTGTCGAACTACCCTAATCTTCTGTTTTCTGACATGATTATATATGTTAGCTTTTTGGTGAAGCGCTTGAACCCAAAGGTGAGAAGATACTCCATGAGGACAAATGTTGCCAACCTGCTGCCGGACAGCATTTTATGGGTAAATATATTGTGGGTCCTTTCACTCATTTCTAGGTATATATGGATGGAAACTACTACTTAACTACTTTTTCCTTAGATTCTGAATACATGGATGATGCGTCAAACATCATTTGTTTTCCGTCCGAAGACTCTCATCTGCAAGGAACTCTGGCTTTACAAAGTGAGCTGATGCTTCTTGATGGAAGAGCCTGTTCTACCGCTGCAGCAACTGAGTCCACATCATGTCAGAACTCTGTGTCATTAGACCATATGACTGTTCGAGAGCTACAGGATGCCTTCCACAGTATGTTTGGACGAGAAACTGCAGTCATTGACAAACAGTGGCTGAAGCGTCGTATCTTATTTGGTTTACACAACAACAATGAGTTGGATAGACCTTTGAATTTGACATGTTGTGGTAGCATTTCTCAAGAAAAGGAAGACAAAAGCACAGTTGCTTCTGGTACTGAGTCCTCTGAAAATGCTTTTAATTCTCCTAAATGGATGCTGGATGGTGGTTTTAAGATGGACGAGAAAATGAAAGGGAGTAGTTCTGATTCTCAAACAAATTACTCTTCTGGGGCTAGCGAATCTGACGTTTCTTTTCATggtaaagatgaaaatgaagtgggTGGACTTGTAACGGGAAAGAGAGTCCACAAGCCACCGCGAAGGTATATTGAAGAATCTTCAGAGTTCAAGTCTAGGAGTCACCCTAGAAGGTCCAGTGTATCTGTTAAAAGTCCAAAGAATAAGGTTGTGGATGCTAAAATTCACAAACAATGTGAGGAGGAGGTGAATGAAACAGCCGGATCTGGTAATCAGATAGGATCCTTTGATGGAGCCTGTATCCAGGTTCCGTTTGGCCTTCCAGTTGAAGAAGAGCAAGCAAAGGGAAATACATTGTGTTTGGTAAGAAACAGTTTATTTTCTCTCGCATGTCATACTCAAACGATGTTTTCACGAGCTTGGGACAACCAGCCTTCTCTTTTCTGGTGTCTGTTGGCTGTTTGTTGCCTTTAAGTTGGTATTGATTGTTGGATTAAGCATTGCTCAAAACCATATTTGGATGTAAGTTGGTGTTCACAATTAGCAAGAAAGAGCCAAACAGTCGATTGAGTCTTTATTGAAGGAAGTTTGTTTCATTCAAAATCTTGgtattctttgttttttaatacCAGTAATTTCAAGGAAACTGCTCTCCATTATTATGGCCAAACTGTGAAAGGTGACAACATGATTGTATCATACAATAAAGACATCAACCAATGGCAAATAGAGTTAAAATGTATCATAATACGTTTTTGCATTCATACTTTTGCCAAACGTTATATCTGTCTTAGTTGTATTTCTGCTTCTCGTTGTGAGCAAATGAAAGGTCACTTGTGTTGTCATGTTTTCCTGCACAATTGTAGTGCTTTCCTTTTACTATTAGGTAATAGCAGCTAGTTTGCTGCCCTTTCCCATGAACTCCCCCAATATTCCTCAGCTACCCATTTCATCTTGCAAAAAGCTGATGGTTTCAGTATGTTTCTGATGATTTTAAAATATGAGATTaccttaattatttttcttgttatagTTGATTAATGAACTTGTCTTTTCATACTGCAGTATGATATTAGGTATGATGCTGATTTCTGGTTTCTGTGAATTACAGGCTTTCGGCAGTTTTTGACTCGCTTTGATTTGTTTTGGCTTATGGATTAGTTTTGTATCCTTATTGTGTTCTGAAGAGAAATAACTCCCCTGTTTCTTTTAGCGCCAGGACTCTGACATATGCCCAAAAACTGAACATGCTGCCATTCCAAGTGAGATATCTGATCTGCCGTGTCCATCAGCTAAGTCGCAAACTATTGTGAAAGACGAACGTGTCATTAGGAGCAATATGCAAAAGGGTAGGAGACGGAGAAAGCATCATATGCCATGGACTCTTACTGAGGTGATGAAATTGATAGAGGGAGTTTCTCATTTGGGAGTTGGAAGGTGGTCTAAAATAAAGCGGCTGCTATTCTCATCATCTAAGCATCGCACATCGGTAGACCTAAAGGTGCATGTTACTGTTATGGTCATAACTTAAGCACGTCTACCCTTATATTGAGCAGAATGAAACTCATTAGAAATTAGATATGATTCACGGAATTTTCTTGGGGTAGACTGTTGGTTTTTGTAATTTACATCCGATGCTAAGATTGAGAGTGGGTATGGGCTTTCAGGATAAATGGCGAAATCTGGT of the Eucalyptus grandis isolate ANBG69807.140 chromosome 10, ASM1654582v1, whole genome shotgun sequence genome contains:
- the LOC104421640 gene encoding uncharacterized protein LOC104421640 isoform X2, encoding MLHAAAKQTSFAMDEHENIFASGFAEVDKHVSFLTAFEDEDMGAEHSFLGPECSRDIASTHLGLGTFDLPKCFSIDNISCAFDDDEMTVDNVAATVVAGEQTKTELFGEALEPKGEKILHEDKCCQPAAGQHFMDSEYMDDASNIICFPSEDSHLQGTLALQSELMLLDGRACSTAAATESTSCQNSVSLDHMTVRELQDAFHSMFGRETAVIDKQWLKRRILFGLHNNNELDRPLNLTCCGSISQEKEDKSTVASGTESSENAFNSPKWMLDGGFKMDEKMKGSSSDSQTNYSSGASESDVSFHGKDENEVGGLVTGKRVHKPPRRYIEESSEFKSRSHPRRSSVSVKSPKNKVVDAKIHKQCEEEVNETAGSGNQIGSFDGACIQVPFGLPVEEEQAKGNTLCLDSDICPKTEHAAIPSEISDLPCPSAKSQTIVKDERVIRSNMQKGRRRRKHHMPWTLTEVMKLIEGVSHLGVGRWSKIKRLLFSSSKHRTSVDLKDKWRNLVKASCTQLRKKRKGLQVRKQLSHQAPESVLCRVKELASSCA
- the LOC104421640 gene encoding uncharacterized protein LOC104421640 isoform X1, giving the protein MLHAAAKQTSFAMDEHENIFASGFAEVDKHVSFLTAFEDEDMGAEHSFLGPECSRDIASTHLGLGTFDLPKCFSIDNISCAFDDDEMTVDNVAATVVAGEQTKTELFGEALEPKGEKILHEDKCCQPAAGQHFMDSEYMDDASNIICFPSEDSHLQGTLALQSELMLLDGRACSTAAATESTSCQNSVSLDHMTVRELQDAFHSMFGRETAVIDKQWLKRRILFGLHNNNELDRPLNLTCCGSISQEKEDKSTVASGTESSENAFNSPKWMLDGGFKMDEKMKGSSSDSQTNYSSGASESDVSFHGKDENEVGGLVTGKRVHKPPRRYIEESSEFKSRSHPRRSSVSVKSPKNKVVDAKIHKQCEEEVNETAGSGNQIGSFDGACIQVPFGLPVEEEQAKGNTLCLRQDSDICPKTEHAAIPSEISDLPCPSAKSQTIVKDERVIRSNMQKGRRRRKHHMPWTLTEVMKLIEGVSHLGVGRWSKIKRLLFSSSKHRTSVDLKDKWRNLVKASCTQLRKKRKGLQVRKQLSHQAPESVLCRVKELASSCA
- the LOC104421640 gene encoding uncharacterized protein LOC104421640 isoform X3 codes for the protein MLHAAAKQTSFAMDEHENIFASGFAEVDKHVSFLTAFEDEDMGAEHSFLGPECSRDIASTHLGLGTFDLPKCFSIDNISCAFDDDEMTVDNVAATVVAGEQTKTELFGEALEPKGEKILHEDKCCQPAAGQHFMDSEYMDDASNIICFPSEDSHLQGTLALQSELMLLDGRACSTAAATESTSCQNSVSLDHMTVRELQDAFHSMFGRETAVIDKQWLKRRILFGLHNNNELDRPLNLTCCGSISQEKEDKSTVASGTESSENAFNSPKWMLDGGFKMDEKMKGSSSDSQTNYSSGASESDVSFHGKDENEVGGLVTGKRVHKPPRRYIEESSEFKSRSHPRRSSVSVKSPKNKVVDAKIHKQCEEEVNETAGSGNQIGSFDGACIQVPFGLPVEEEQAKGNTLCLRQDSDICPKTEHAAIPSEISDLPCPSAKSQTIVKDERVIRSNMQKGRRRRKHHMPWTLTEDKWRNLVKASCTQLRKKRKGLQVRKQLSHQAPESVLCRVKELASSCA